TAGTATATGTTTGAAAAGCAAAATTACTCGTCAAGCCTACTAACAATGTGGCTAAATGGTTAGCTTTTAGTTAAGTATGTTTTGATTTTGGAAACCTAAAAACAATCGTTTTTTAAGATTATTTTAATATTGGAGCTGAGGAAAGTATAGTGCCATCGATTTGATTTTGATCAAATTCAAGATTTAGAATTTTGGCCACCAGGGGATATACATCCACATTATATAGTGAATCTAATTCCAGATTCTTTTGAAATGCTGGTCCTTTTGCGTAGAAAATAGCTCCCATTTCTGGACAGGCTAAAGGATCATAACCATGGGTGCTGGATCCGGGATGTATTGGTTTTCCTTTTTTACCAAAAGTATAGGGTGGTTTAGGCATAATGATGAGGTCTCCAACTCTTGGGTCTTGAGTATCATAATAGAAATGTTCTGGGGTATTTGATTTTAAGTAAACATTAAATCGGGTAGTGTCTTGTTTTAAGTTAACATAAAGAGAATCTAAAAAAATAGAGTCTTCAGAATACACCATAAAAGGGAAACTGTTAGATGTTATGGTTCCTGAGGGAATAAATTCTTCAGGATAAATAACGTTTTCAAGATCCACTTCCAACATCCCATGATCGGAAACGACAATAATATTTACAGGGAGATTTAATTTTTGTGTTTCAGTAACCAAATATCCAATAGTGCTATCAATGTGTTGAACAGCCATTCTCATTTCTTCAGATTCAGGTCCGTATTTATGTCCAACATCATCCGTGATGGAGAAATATAAAGTAATAAAATGTGGGCGTATCTTTTGGGGTAGATCCAACCATTTAATGGTTTGATTCACTCGTTGTTGATCAGTGACTTTTCCATTGTATTTGAAATAATAAGTTGGGTATGTATCTGAAATAGGAGCCTCTGAACCTACCCAAAACATACTGGCTGAAACCATTTTGTTTTGAGATGCTAAGACCCATATTGGCAACCCTTTATAGTAAGACGGATTTTCTACCGCTTTTCTATTTGAAATGGTATAATGCTCTTTTTTTTCACGATCATAAAATGAATTACTAACCAAACCATTATGTCCGGGATGAAGACCTGTAACTAAAGCATAATGATTCGGAAAGGTTTTACTTGGAAATGATGGAATGAGTTTTTTGGCTGAAACGTCAAATTTAAGAAGATTGGTCGCATTGTATTTTTTAGCGTAGTCGTAGCGAAAACCATCAATGGAAACCAAAATGACATACGGTTTTTGCATGGATTCAGCGCTGTTATTTTCGGTACGAATAATTTCGTTTTCAGGGAGGTCAGTATAAATTGCTGAAGTTTTTTGATCTTTTTGTGTGGAACAAGAAATAAGGAATACAGAAAAAACAACGAAAAGTAAATACCTGAAATACATAGCAGCTCTATTTATGAAATTCAAAAGTAGAAGCATAATATGAATACAATGTGAATCCATTTTTATGAAATTGTATGAAATCTAACCAAGTTTTCTTTGATGATACTTCACAAGTCCATCAATAGGTTTTTGAATGATTTGACCGATTGGAATTTGTAGCTTCTCGGCTTCCCGACATAAAATATCCTGAAAATAATAGGCAATTGATCCCACAAAATTGGTTTGAACGTTTTTGGCTTCCGGATAGCATAAAACATGATGTGTTAAAAATGAATTCATGCCTTTAGCAACAATGTTTTGAAGAGTAGCATCTTTCAGGTGCTTATGAATAAAAGGTGTTAAACCCGCTAAAAAAACATTTGGAGACGGTTGACGATACACCTTGTCTATGATCTGGTCGAGATTCATTTGATAGGTTTTGATAAAATCAGCATGAACCTCTTCCGATAACTGATGATATAAAAATGTCTTTACCAGTTCTTTTCCAAAATAGGCGCCACTAGCTTCATCTCCTAAAATAAACCCCAAAGCAGGTGTATTTTCGATACATGTAGCACCATCATAATAACAAGAATTTGAACCGGTCCCTAAAATGCATGCAATATGAGGCTCGTTGTGATATGTTGAGATGGCAGCTGCTTCGAGATCATGCCCGATATAATGGTTTGAATTCTCAAAATATTCTTCAAGTGGATTTTTTATGATGGACTTTTTTGCAGGTGAAGAACAACCCGCTCCGTAAAAAAACACTTGCACTACATCCTTTCGGATTTTATTTAAATCATCGTTTTTGTTTAGATGTTTAAGAATAAATTCTGAAGAATGAAAAACAGGATTAAAACCAATCGTAGAGGTTTGATGAAAAACCTTACCCGATGTGTTTAAAATAACCCAATCCGTTTTGGTAGATCCACTATCCGCAATGACAATCATAATTATATAGATGCGATTTGAGCGACATTTAATAACTCCGGATTCAAGCTTGGATGTTGTTTGATGGCATCTTTTAAAGATGTGGTTACAATATGATTGTTTTCGATTCCAACCATCACATTACTTCTCCCGAGCATCAATACTTCAATGGCCTTAACACCCATTCTGGTAGCAATCACGCGATCAAAATAAGAAGGTGCGCCACCTCTTTGAATATGGCCAAGTACCGTTACTTTTACATCATATTCAGGAAACACCTTTTTCGTTTTTTCTGCTATTTCATATGCACCACCTTCTTGTTCACCTTCTGCAACAATCACAATATTGGAGGTTTTTTTACTGGCATGACTTTCTTTTAAAGTCTCTACAAGTGATTCAAATTCCCCCTCCAATTCCGGGATAAGGACTTTCTCCGCACCACATGCAATACCAGAATACATCGCGATATATCCTGAATCGCGCCCCATAACTTCTATAAAGAAGAATCTATTGTGAGAAGAAGCCGTGTCTCTAATTTTATCTGCGGCTTCAACTACAGTATTCACAGCAGTATCAAACCCTATGGTGTAATCCGTACCATAAATATCATTATCAATGGTTCCTGGGATTCCAATACAAGGGATATTGAATTCCGATTCAAAAATACTGGCACCGGTAAAAGACCCATCCCCACCGATAACAACTAGGGCCTCAATCCCATTTTTTTGAATATTCTGATACGCTTTTTTTCTACCTTCCGGAGTTTTAAATTCTTCTGATCTTGCCGTTTTAAGTATGGTTCCACCCTTATTAATAATGTTGCTGACAGAACGTTTATCAAAGGGTTGAATCTCATTATTGATGAGGCCATTAAATCCCTGGATGATTCCAACGACTTCAATTTTATAATATACACATGATCTAACCACTGCGCGAATGGCAGCATTCATTCCAGGAGCATCACCACCGGAGGTTAGAACACCTATTTTTTTGATTTTTGACATAACTCGTAATTCGGACCGAAAATTAATGTGTTTTTTTTAGGTGTAGGCCACTCTATTAAAGAAGTTAAAAGGATAACATATTAATATCTTCAAAATAATATGCATAAAACAGTTTACTCCAAAACAAAAACTATTTTTGATTCGTTATGGTGAAACAGTGGATTCGAATTGCAATTTTAGGGATTGCGATATTTCTAACGAGCAATATAAACGCACAGTTTTCAGACGATTTTTCTGATGGAGATTTTACAAATAACCCGACCTGGACTGGAATGACATCACATTTTCAAGTGAATGGTTCCAATGAATTATGGTTAAATGCACCGGCTGTAACATCAACTTCAAGATTGGTGACTGCGAGTCAGGCAATAGGAAATGCACAATATGACTTTAGAGTTAGAATGGATTTTAATCCTTCCACTTCGAATTACGCTAAAGTATATTTAACTTCAACGGATAGTAATTTATCCGGGAGTTTAGATGGTTATTATGTAAGAATTGGAGGCGCATCCGGATCGGTAGATGATGTAAGCTTATATTATCAGTCGGGAACGAATTCAACTAAGATTATTGATGGAACTGATGGTACCGTAGCCTTAACTCCAGAATTAGATGTCCGTGTGACCAGAGATATGGCCGGGAATTGGGAATTGTTCATTGATACGGCTTTGAATGGCACATTTGTATCTGAAGGAACGGTGTTTAACAATCAAGCAACCACGTCCGATTATTTTGGAGTATATTGTAAATATACGTCTACCCGAAGCGATAAATTTTTCTTCGATAATTTTAATGTAACGGGTGGTCCAATAATGGATGTTGATCCTCCGGTATTGGATAGTGCCAAAGCAACTTCTCTTACTCAGGTTGATGTTTATTTTAATGAGAAACTGGACCTGGTAACCGCTCAAACCGTATCAAATTACACTGTGAATTTAGGTGTTGGGAATCCGCAAACTGCTACAATTGATTCGCAAGATAGTTCTATCGTGCATTTGACTTTATCATCTCCATTATCCAACAATACGACTTATAATTTAACCGTAGTGAATGTGGAAGATCTAAGTGGGAATGCAATAACGAATCAAAGTACCTCATTCACTACGAATGTTTCCGTTTCATATGATTATGGCGATGTTGTGATCAATGAGATAATGGCAGATCCAGCTCCGGTTGTAGGATTACCTGATGCAGAGTTTATAGAACTTTATAATAATACCAATGGGACAGTTAATCTGGCTAATTGGTCGTATAAAGATGGAGGGTCATCTGTTGCACAATTACCAACTTTCAATTTGAATGCTGGAGCATATGTGATTTTATGCGATGAAGACGATACGACATTATTTAATGGTTTTGGAGATGTATTAGGATTATCTACCTGGCCCGCATTGAATAATAGTGGAGATCAATTGGGATTAAGGGATGCGAATAACCATCTGATTGATTCAGTAAATTATACGGACACCTGGTATCAGGATGCATCCAAATCATCAGGAGGGTGGACTTTAGAAAGAATCAACCCTATGGACCCATGTAGCGATGCCAATAACTGGAAAGCTTCACTGAATGCTAATGGAGGTACGCCTGGAATACAAAATAGTGTGTATAATAACCAACCGAATAATGCATTACCGGAAATAAGTTCTTTTTCCATTGTGTCAAATGATCAGGTCGAATTGCATTTTTCAAAATCTTTAGATACGAGCTTAGTTGCAGTTTCAAACTTTTCTATCGATAATGGCTTAAGTATAAGCTCAGTTCATATAGTAGGGTTAGATCAATTGATTGTGGAAGTGAATCCAATGATGACGGCCACAGATATTTACAATTTAGCTGTAACAGGTTTAGAGGATTGTTTTGGAAATGTGATGATCGATACGACCCTAAAAATTGCCATTGGTAGAGCTGCAGTAGCCTACGATCTAATTTTTACAGAAATATATCCAAATCCCAATCCGGTAAATATTGCTATCCCGGATGCAGAGTTTGTTGAAGTATATAACAGATCGCAAGATCCAATTACTTTGGGAGGGCTTACATTTAGTGACCGTAGTACTACCGTAAATTTACCAAATGAAGTTATTTTTCCTGGAGAGTATGTGGTGTTAACCGAGGATATTCATGCTGTAGATTTTGAAAAATTTGGTAGGGTGGTAGCTTTAACTTCCTGGCCATCGTTAAATAATTCGGGAGACCTGATTACATTGGCTGGTGTAAACGATACTATAGATATTGTACTATATAGTGATACCTGGTATGATGATTCTGATAAGAAGTCAAATGGATGGTCTTTAGAATTAATTAATCCGGATGTTTTGTGTTTGGGAGCCAATAATTGGACGGGATCACAAGCCAATGATCAAGCTACTCCAGCGCAAGAAAACAGTGTGTTTGATCCTACGTTTGTAATGGACTTTAATCTGGAGTCTGCATCAGTTTTAGGGTTAAATAAAGTCGAATTGGTGTTTTCTAAAAATCTGGATATAAATACAGTTATTCCTAACAATTTTATATTCGATCAAGGTGTGTTGGTGAGCTCAATAAACATGGATCCTGAAATATTGAATATTGTAGAGTTAACGATTACCCCACAATTAGAAGTTGGAACAGTCTATAAAGTAACAGTCAATGGAGTTTTGGATTGTGCAGGTGAAGTTTTAACTAATAATGTGGCAGAGGTAAAACTACCGGATTATCAGGATGCATTGATCAATGAGGTTTTATTTAATCCGAATACGGGAGGAAGCGATTTTGTGGAATTGTACAATAGAACTGCTCAGGATATAGATTTAAAAGATTGGAGCTTGCTGTATTTCAATAGTGCTGGAGACTCTGCATACAAGGTGATCACTACGACTTCATATGTATTAAAGCCAGGTGCATTTGTAGTATTAACAGAAGACAGCGCGAATATCAAATTTGAATATCCAAACAGTAAAGAGGGAACGTTCTTATATATGGATTTACCCACCTATTCGAATGCTGAAGGAGATGTCGTTGTGTTAAATCAAATGGGGCTTTTAAATGATAGGTTCCAGTATAATGAGAATATGCATTTTGAATTATTAAATACGGTTAAAGGTGTTTCATTAGAAAGAATCAATTATTTACCTGGAGAAAACACAGGTAACAATTGGCATTCTGCAGCCTCAACATCGGGGTTTGCGACACCTGGGTTTAAGAATTCTCAGTATCTAACATCAAATACAACCGGGTCCAATGTGACCATTTCCCCAAAGACCTTTACTCCAAATAATGATGGCTATAAAGATGTTCTTTCAATTGCATATAGCTTTAATTCTGAGGGTAATGTGGTGACACTGACTGTTCATAATGCAGATGGACAATTGATCCGTACTTTGGTGAATAATCAATCTGTCGGCACAGAAGGTACATTTCAGTGGGACGGAATGAATGATAACAGAGAGTTAATGCCTACCGGAATGTATATCATTTTGATGCGTGTATTTGATTTGGACAATAATCAACAAGTAATTAAGAATGTGGCAGTTTTAGCAATTCCTTAACCCGAAAAAAGCTACTTCACAATTTCTTAATGTTAAAACGCTGTACGCATAATAATTATCTCTATCGGTTGCGTAAATTTGCGGTCTATTTAAAATCTAAAAAATTAGACTATGAAGAGAATATTTACACTCGTATTGGTTTCAATACTTTTTACTGGGCTCACTGCCAATGCACAGTGGCTCATTTCAACTTCTGGAGCTACATCAGACACAGTAACGTTTGATGCTTCTTTTACGGGAGTTAACGAGGGTGTTTTTGCCGGAGCAGGAATCGAAGCAATTCCAACGGTAGGACAACTTAACTCCAATGCATGGATGTTTACAGGGTTTAGCAATGGAAATACCATGTTTGGAGGATCATATAATTCAGGTGATTATGCAAAAGGTACATCTGCCGGAGGTGAGTTTTCGGGTGGTTTATATGCTTTTGAAGTGGCTGCTGGAGATACAGCGATGGGAATTCAACCAACAGGTAGTGATTTTACTCCTGGAGATTTAGATTTAAAAGTAGTAAATACTACAGGGTCATCAGTTGACAGTGTGTTCATTTCCTATGAACTATGGGTAAACAATGATGCAGATAGAGCGAATTCTTTTGATTTATCTTACTCCATAAATGGAGGTGCCTATGTACCTGTTTCAGCATTAAATTATACTTCTACAGAGACCTCACAAGGTTCTGTAATATGGGTTATGAATTCTAGAAGTACCGGATTAAATATAAATCTAGCAAATAACGACACTTTACTATTTAGATGGTCAAGTGCTGATATTTCAGGATCTGGTGGTAGAGATGAATTTGCTTTAGATGATATTCATGTAACGTTCACCGCATCTGCCCCAGTGAGTTCAGATACGACAAAACCAGAAATAGTTGATGCTGAATTCTTATCAGCTTCTTCTATTGTATTGGCATTTTCAGAGCCAGTAACTGCGACTTCAGCACAAAATGTTGCAAATTATTCTTTTTCTCCTTTATCTGCTGTGACCAATGCGGTATTGAATAGTACTTTGGATTCTGTAACTTTAACATTGACACCTGCGTTGGTATCAGGTACCTTGTATACGGTGAATATTATGAATATTGTGGATACATCATTAAACGCTAACATGATGGACCCTGTAAGTGGAAATTTCTATTTTAATTCATATACAGGAACGGATTTAATGATTACAGAAATCTACCATAGTCAACCTTCAGGTGGAATTCAAGATATCGATTATTTTGAGTTATACAATTCATCTTCATCTCCAATTAGTTTAGCTGGTATGGAAATAACAAGTGGTGTTGAATTTTCGATAGATTCTAACTTGATTATTCCAGGTAATGGATATTTGGTATTTGTAGAAAATATTGACTCTTTCAATCTGGCTTTTCCTTCGGTTACTAATGTAATTGAATATGATTTTGGATCTTTATCAGGTGGTGGAGAAACTATTACTTTATCAAACACTCTTGGTGATGA
This genomic interval from bacterium SCSIO 12643 contains the following:
- the pfkA gene encoding 6-phosphofructokinase, which encodes MSKIKKIGVLTSGGDAPGMNAAIRAVVRSCVYYKIEVVGIIQGFNGLINNEIQPFDKRSVSNIINKGGTILKTARSEEFKTPEGRKKAYQNIQKNGIEALVVIGGDGSFTGASIFESEFNIPCIGIPGTIDNDIYGTDYTIGFDTAVNTVVEAADKIRDTASSHNRFFFIEVMGRDSGYIAMYSGIACGAEKVLIPELEGEFESLVETLKESHASKKTSNIVIVAEGEQEGGAYEIAEKTKKVFPEYDVKVTVLGHIQRGGAPSYFDRVIATRMGVKAIEVLMLGRSNVMVGIENNHIVTTSLKDAIKQHPSLNPELLNVAQIASI
- a CDS encoding alkaline phosphatase family protein, translating into MYFRYLLFVVFSVFLISCSTQKDQKTSAIYTDLPENEIIRTENNSAESMQKPYVILVSIDGFRYDYAKKYNATNLLKFDVSAKKLIPSFPSKTFPNHYALVTGLHPGHNGLVSNSFYDREKKEHYTISNRKAVENPSYYKGLPIWVLASQNKMVSASMFWVGSEAPISDTYPTYYFKYNGKVTDQQRVNQTIKWLDLPQKIRPHFITLYFSITDDVGHKYGPESEEMRMAVQHIDSTIGYLVTETQKLNLPVNIIVVSDHGMLEVDLENVIYPEEFIPSGTITSNSFPFMVYSEDSIFLDSLYVNLKQDTTRFNVYLKSNTPEHFYYDTQDPRVGDLIIMPKPPYTFGKKGKPIHPGSSTHGYDPLACPEMGAIFYAKGPAFQKNLELDSLYNVDVYPLVAKILNLEFDQNQIDGTILSSAPILK
- a CDS encoding lamin tail domain-containing protein; its protein translation is MVKQWIRIAILGIAIFLTSNINAQFSDDFSDGDFTNNPTWTGMTSHFQVNGSNELWLNAPAVTSTSRLVTASQAIGNAQYDFRVRMDFNPSTSNYAKVYLTSTDSNLSGSLDGYYVRIGGASGSVDDVSLYYQSGTNSTKIIDGTDGTVALTPELDVRVTRDMAGNWELFIDTALNGTFVSEGTVFNNQATTSDYFGVYCKYTSTRSDKFFFDNFNVTGGPIMDVDPPVLDSAKATSLTQVDVYFNEKLDLVTAQTVSNYTVNLGVGNPQTATIDSQDSSIVHLTLSSPLSNNTTYNLTVVNVEDLSGNAITNQSTSFTTNVSVSYDYGDVVINEIMADPAPVVGLPDAEFIELYNNTNGTVNLANWSYKDGGSSVAQLPTFNLNAGAYVILCDEDDTTLFNGFGDVLGLSTWPALNNSGDQLGLRDANNHLIDSVNYTDTWYQDASKSSGGWTLERINPMDPCSDANNWKASLNANGGTPGIQNSVYNNQPNNALPEISSFSIVSNDQVELHFSKSLDTSLVAVSNFSIDNGLSISSVHIVGLDQLIVEVNPMMTATDIYNLAVTGLEDCFGNVMIDTTLKIAIGRAAVAYDLIFTEIYPNPNPVNIAIPDAEFVEVYNRSQDPITLGGLTFSDRSTTVNLPNEVIFPGEYVVLTEDIHAVDFEKFGRVVALTSWPSLNNSGDLITLAGVNDTIDIVLYSDTWYDDSDKKSNGWSLELINPDVLCLGANNWTGSQANDQATPAQENSVFDPTFVMDFNLESASVLGLNKVELVFSKNLDINTVIPNNFIFDQGVLVSSINMDPEILNIVELTITPQLEVGTVYKVTVNGVLDCAGEVLTNNVAEVKLPDYQDALINEVLFNPNTGGSDFVELYNRTAQDIDLKDWSLLYFNSAGDSAYKVITTTSYVLKPGAFVVLTEDSANIKFEYPNSKEGTFLYMDLPTYSNAEGDVVVLNQMGLLNDRFQYNENMHFELLNTVKGVSLERINYLPGENTGNNWHSAASTSGFATPGFKNSQYLTSNTTGSNVTISPKTFTPNNDGYKDVLSIAYSFNSEGNVVTLTVHNADGQLIRTLVNNQSVGTEGTFQWDGMNDNRELMPTGMYIILMRVFDLDNNQQVIKNVAVLAIP
- a CDS encoding ATPase; the encoded protein is MIVIADSGSTKTDWVILNTSGKVFHQTSTIGFNPVFHSSEFILKHLNKNDDLNKIRKDVVQVFFYGAGCSSPAKKSIIKNPLEEYFENSNHYIGHDLEAAAISTYHNEPHIACILGTGSNSCYYDGATCIENTPALGFILGDEASGAYFGKELVKTFLYHQLSEEVHADFIKTYQMNLDQIIDKVYRQPSPNVFLAGLTPFIHKHLKDATLQNIVAKGMNSFLTHHVLCYPEAKNVQTNFVGSIAYYFQDILCREAEKLQIPIGQIIQKPIDGLVKYHQRKLG